The sequence GGTAACAGCGGGAACACGTCGATCGGCATGGACGCTGATTCCATGGGTATCAGCAACGACAAATGGGGTGATCCATCCCAGGGCATGGAATTCTCGTTTGACCAACCGATCGCTTTTCTCGGCATGGAGTTTATTGCAGGCAGCACCGCGATCACCTTGGAATCCACTGCGTGGGGCTCAGATACGACGGGTCAGACCGGAACCGGGTGGACTTTTACCAGTGACGGCACGACAGGCCAACTTAGGATCGTAGGTGCGGGTGATTATGATTTTTCTACAGGAACCTTTTCCACGGTTGCCGCAGACACGCCGATGATTATGCGGAGAAATTCAGGTGGTAGCAGCGGGATCGGAATGGCGAGCTTCACGATCGCGGTGATTCCCGAG comes from Akkermansiaceae bacterium and encodes:
- a CDS encoding PEP-CTERM sorting domain-containing protein; the protein is MNIPTQLVLGFCLMAVPAHAATVFLTNNTASKTLLSNQGDALPLLSAGAGNIRTLTLSADDGGGTINMEFLRVQTDIAGNSGNTSIGMDADSMGISNDKWGDPSQGMEFSFDQPIAFLGMEFIAGSTAITLESTAWGSDTTGQTGTGWTFTSDGTTGQLRIVGAGDYDFSTGTFSTVAADTPMIMRRNSGGSSGIGMASFTIAVIPEPSSAALLGIAGCVFFLRRRR